A genomic window from Candidatus Liberibacter americanus str. Sao Paulo includes:
- a CDS encoding ComF family protein, with the protein MIIQNIKFIFERLINYIYPKICPVCKITIDRDFCLCACCWSEVYFISTNMYNSANTKDISINKNSLFAHDMQLEQISSVALYCGISCILVRLLKYHDRIDLSVMMAKWMFRVGRVLIEESDLIIAIPLHYFRLMSRKYNQSAELARLIAKYGNKPFISGALIRSHYTKQQVELSFSARKKNIYNAFTVTDDFTQYLSGSKVLLIDECIHNRCNSTSSCYCYQKIRCKKCKHPNFC; encoded by the coding sequence ATGATAATACAAAATATAAAATTTATTTTTGAAAGATTAATTAATTATATATATCCAAAAATATGTCCTGTTTGCAAAATTACTATAGATCGTGATTTTTGTTTATGTGCTTGTTGTTGGTCAGAAGTATATTTTATATCTACTAATATGTATAATTCAGCAAATACAAAAGATATTAGTATTAATAAAAATTCTTTATTTGCACACGATATGCAATTAGAACAAATAAGTTCTGTTGCTTTATATTGCGGGATATCTTGTATTTTAGTTCGCCTTTTAAAATATCATGATAGGATAGACTTGTCTGTTATGATGGCCAAGTGGATGTTTCGTGTTGGAAGAGTGTTGATTGAGGAATCTGATTTGATTATTGCTATTCCACTTCATTACTTTCGCTTGATGAGTCGTAAATATAATCAATCAGCTGAACTTGCACGATTAATTGCCAAATATGGGAATAAACCATTCATTTCAGGAGCCTTGATCCGTTCTCATTATACTAAGCAACAAGTAGAATTATCTTTTTCTGCGCGCAAGAAAAATATTTATAACGCATTTACTGTTACAGATGATTTTACACAATACTTGTCTGGATCAAAGGTTCTCCTTATAGATGAATGTATACACAACCGGTGCAACAGCACGAGCAGCTGCTATTGCTATCAAAAAATCAGGTGCAAAAAGTGTAAGCATCCTAACTTTTGCTAG
- a CDS encoding lytic murein transglycosylase → MFSKRFIIQKIVLLIALYFVSTMTICSDNLDSFKEWISEKKGINRKVSPVSTVSICSDNPDNFKEWISEARNEAIKKGINIKIVNDIFSNLEYSFKTIELDRKQTIFKLSFDEFLKKVSAASVIENGKSMKRKYSDFLKKVEKNYGVSPGVLMALWGLESKFGTKKGTINTLSALATLSYDCRRSKLFTEQFFTAVSLVNNGTISIDSIGAPHGEIGQFQFLPTNVERFAVDADGDGKADVVNSNLDAIESAANFLKKSGWNAMYGYQPQEPNFKILNRWNASMVYKKTVAYIAANIDGLKIKDVYE, encoded by the coding sequence GTGTTTTCAAAAAGATTTATAATTCAGAAGATAGTTCTTTTAATAGCGCTTTATTTTGTATCTACCATGACCATATGCAGTGATAACCTTGATAGTTTTAAGGAGTGGATCTCAGAAAAAAAAGGAATTAATAGAAAGGTTTCACCTGTATCTACCGTGTCTATATGCAGTGATAACCCTGATAATTTTAAGGAGTGGATATCAGAAGCACGTAATGAAGCTATAAAAAAAGGCATTAATATAAAGATTGTAAATGATATATTTTCGAATCTTGAATACAGTTTCAAAACAATCGAACTTGATCGCAAACAAACTATATTCAAATTATCTTTTGACGAATTTCTCAAAAAAGTATCTGCTGCTAGTGTTATTGAAAATGGCAAATCTATGAAAAGAAAATATTCTGATTTTCTTAAAAAAGTAGAAAAGAATTATGGTGTTTCTCCTGGCGTATTGATGGCTCTATGGGGATTAGAAAGCAAGTTTGGAACAAAAAAAGGAACAATTAATACACTTTCAGCACTCGCAACCTTATCGTATGATTGTCGACGTTCCAAGCTATTCACTGAACAGTTTTTTACTGCTGTTTCTTTGGTAAATAATGGGACTATAAGCATTGATTCCATTGGAGCTCCTCATGGTGAAATAGGTCAATTTCAGTTTCTGCCAACCAATGTAGAAAGATTTGCAGTAGATGCGGATGGAGACGGTAAAGCTGATGTTGTAAACTCTAATCTAGACGCTATTGAATCAGCTGCAAATTTTTTAAAGAAAAGTGGATGGAATGCTATGTATGGATATCAACCACAAGAACCAAACTTTAAAATCCTTAACCGCTGGAATGCTTCTATGGTATACAAAAAAACAGTAGCGTATATAGCAGCCAACATTGATGGATTAAAGATAAAAGATGTATATGAATAA
- a CDS encoding aspartate-semialdehyde dehydrogenase, which produces MAFKIAIVGATGNVGREMIKILSERCLQIREITALASKKSVGKKIPFRNQSLEVIDLDSYDFSGTDICLMSAGSEISKNISPKIAETGCIVIDNSSAWRYDDEVPLIVPEVNPEAISLAYQKNIIANPNCSTIQLVVALKPLHDYANIKRVVLSTYQSVSGAGKKGMDELIEQTKSFLKSQTNTPEIFTKNIAFNIIPHIDVFMNDSYTKEEWKVAVETNKILDPNIKINCTAARVPVLIGHSESVNIEFNNCITAEKARSILSKSSGCIVIDEPKDGGYMTPSECNEKDHVFVSRIREDDTIKNGINLWIVSNNLRKGAALNAVQIAEILVENKI; this is translated from the coding sequence ATGGCTTTTAAAATCGCAATTGTTGGAGCAACAGGAAATGTCGGCAGGGAGATGATTAAAATCCTCTCTGAACGTTGTTTACAAATACGTGAAATTACAGCTTTAGCCTCTAAGAAGTCAGTTGGAAAGAAAATTCCATTTAGAAATCAAAGCCTCGAAGTTATAGATCTTGATTCATATGATTTTTCTGGAACTGATATTTGTCTTATGTCAGCTGGAAGCGAAATATCCAAGAATATATCACCTAAAATAGCCGAAACTGGTTGTATAGTTATAGACAACTCTTCAGCTTGGCGATATGATGATGAAGTTCCTTTAATAGTCCCAGAAGTCAATCCAGAAGCAATTTCTTTAGCATATCAAAAGAATATTATAGCAAATCCTAATTGTTCTACTATTCAACTAGTTGTAGCCCTAAAGCCTCTACACGACTATGCTAACATAAAACGAGTTGTTTTATCGACATATCAATCAGTCTCTGGAGCAGGAAAAAAGGGTATGGATGAACTCATTGAGCAAACAAAATCTTTCCTTAAATCACAAACAAATACACCAGAAATATTCACCAAAAATATAGCATTTAATATAATACCGCATATAGATGTTTTCATGAACGATAGTTACACAAAAGAAGAATGGAAAGTTGCTGTCGAAACAAATAAGATATTGGATCCAAATATAAAAATTAATTGTACGGCTGCTAGAGTGCCAGTTTTAATTGGGCATTCGGAATCTGTTAATATAGAATTCAATAATTGCATTACGGCAGAAAAAGCTCGATCTATCTTAAGCAAATCATCAGGCTGTATAGTCATAGATGAACCTAAAGATGGAGGATATATGACTCCTTCTGAATGCAATGAAAAAGACCATGTCTTTGTGTCACGAATTAGAGAGGATGACACGATAAAAAATGGCATTAATTTATGGATTGTTTCCAATAATTTAAGAAAAGGAGCCGCGTTAAATGCTGTACAGATTGCAGAAATTCTAGTGGAAAACAAAATTTAA
- the topA gene encoding type I DNA topoisomerase — MDVIVVESPAKAKTISKYLGPNYKVLSSFGHIRDLPAKQGSVIPEKNFAMIWEIDKSSKKHLENIIEAVKSAKTLILATDPDREGEAISWHVLDIIKKRNLLGIINIQRVSFNAITKQVVLNAMNNPRDINSDLVNAYLARRALDYLVGFNLSPILWRKLPGARSAGRVQSVALRLICNRESQIESFVSEEYWLLSVLLETEEGKSFIARLIEFNGKRIEKKSIKNKKEADEIVFFLEKANYVVKTLETKSVKRNPWPAFTTSTLQQAASSNLGFSATDTMKIAQKLYEGISINGEDVGLITYMRTDGVHMSSEALEEVRLSIVENFGSSYLPEKSRVYSAKAKNAQEAHEAIRPNNFRFLPSQIKKFLTENQFKLYDLIWKRSVASQMSSAEFERTTVNIEAIYENKSANMRSTGSYLRFDGFLKVWDLQNDQDKANDDDKLLPYIKKNEKLLAKKAEAYQHFTDPPPRYSESSLIKKMEDLGIGRPSTYASILETLSKRQYVTYEKRKLLPQNTGRIVIAFLENFFIKYVEYDFTAELEEKLDEISAGKLNWEEVLSEFWKDFIQKIDNTKELRISSVLDVLNNTLSSVIFPKMENNEESRDCPACKKHQLSIKLSKYGAFVGCRNYPDCNYTRQLTSNQKDTIEIPEQSLLGTDPLTNEPITLRSGRFGLYVQRGDGKNAKRCAIPKNWQNEEIDLQKTISLLSLPREIGTHTETGQRIVAGIGKYGCYLNHNDRYTKLESIEEVLEINIDQAVSKINEKEKDNKQSRNKSKDTKRTIGIHPNGEKITLHDGRYGFYIKWQKINASIPKNINPEEISLDEALQIINKKLEIKKIKKMIF, encoded by the coding sequence ATGGATGTAATAGTAGTAGAGTCACCTGCAAAAGCAAAGACAATAAGTAAATATCTCGGGCCGAACTACAAAGTATTATCTTCTTTCGGTCACATACGTGATTTACCAGCTAAGCAAGGATCAGTTATACCTGAAAAAAATTTTGCAATGATCTGGGAAATTGATAAATCTTCTAAAAAACACTTAGAAAATATTATAGAAGCTGTTAAATCCGCCAAAACACTAATTCTAGCTACAGATCCTGATAGAGAAGGAGAAGCCATATCCTGGCACGTCCTAGATATTATTAAAAAAAGGAATTTACTAGGGATTATAAATATTCAACGAGTATCTTTTAATGCGATAACAAAACAAGTAGTGCTTAATGCTATGAATAATCCTCGCGATATCAATTCAGATCTAGTAAATGCCTACCTAGCACGACGTGCATTAGATTATCTGGTAGGATTTAATCTTTCTCCAATTTTATGGCGTAAACTTCCAGGCGCACGATCAGCAGGCAGGGTACAATCAGTAGCGCTTCGCTTAATCTGTAATCGTGAATCTCAAATTGAAAGCTTTGTATCTGAAGAATATTGGTTGTTATCTGTATTATTAGAAACAGAAGAAGGAAAAAGTTTTATAGCACGTCTCATAGAATTTAATGGGAAACGTATTGAGAAAAAATCTATCAAGAATAAAAAAGAAGCAGATGAGATCGTCTTTTTCTTAGAAAAAGCAAATTACGTTGTCAAAACATTAGAAACTAAATCCGTTAAACGTAATCCTTGGCCAGCATTTACCACATCAACTCTTCAACAAGCTGCGTCGTCCAACTTAGGTTTCTCTGCTACAGATACTATGAAAATAGCACAAAAATTATATGAAGGAATCAGCATAAACGGAGAAGATGTGGGATTAATCACATATATGAGAACAGATGGTGTGCATATGTCATCTGAAGCTCTTGAAGAAGTGCGCCTTTCTATAGTTGAAAATTTCGGAAGTAGTTATCTTCCAGAGAAATCTAGGGTATACTCCGCCAAAGCTAAAAACGCCCAAGAAGCACATGAAGCAATAAGACCTAATAATTTTAGGTTTTTACCCTCACAAATTAAAAAATTTCTTACTGAAAATCAATTTAAGCTTTATGATCTCATATGGAAGCGCAGCGTCGCCAGTCAAATGTCATCTGCTGAATTCGAGAGAACAACTGTTAATATTGAAGCAATTTATGAAAATAAAAGTGCAAATATGAGATCAACTGGATCTTACTTACGTTTTGATGGTTTTCTAAAAGTTTGGGACCTTCAAAATGATCAAGATAAAGCCAATGATGATGATAAATTACTCCCTTATATTAAAAAAAACGAGAAACTATTAGCAAAAAAGGCCGAGGCATATCAACATTTTACTGATCCCCCTCCTCGCTACTCTGAATCCTCTTTGATTAAAAAAATGGAAGATCTAGGAATTGGCAGACCTTCTACTTACGCGTCAATTTTAGAAACACTATCTAAAAGACAATATGTTACATATGAAAAAAGAAAACTTTTACCTCAAAATACTGGTAGAATAGTTATAGCATTTTTGGAAAATTTCTTTATAAAATATGTAGAATATGATTTTACAGCAGAACTTGAAGAAAAACTTGACGAAATATCAGCTGGAAAACTTAATTGGGAAGAGGTTCTAAGCGAATTTTGGAAAGATTTTATTCAAAAAATTGACAATACAAAAGAACTAAGAATTTCTAGCGTATTGGATGTTCTCAATAACACATTATCATCAGTCATATTCCCTAAGATGGAAAACAACGAAGAAAGTCGCGACTGCCCTGCCTGTAAAAAGCATCAATTATCAATAAAACTTAGCAAATATGGAGCTTTTGTTGGATGCAGAAACTATCCAGATTGCAACTATACTAGACAATTAACATCAAACCAAAAAGATACAATAGAAATTCCAGAACAATCATTACTTGGAACAGATCCATTAACTAATGAACCTATAACTCTGAGATCTGGACGTTTTGGATTATATGTACAAAGGGGAGATGGGAAAAATGCTAAACGCTGTGCAATACCAAAAAATTGGCAAAATGAAGAGATAGATCTTCAAAAAACAATTTCTTTACTATCATTACCTAGAGAAATAGGAACCCATACAGAAACCGGTCAAAGAATAGTAGCCGGAATTGGTAAATATGGGTGTTATCTAAATCATAATGATCGTTATACCAAGTTGGAATCAATTGAAGAAGTTCTTGAAATAAATATAGATCAAGCAGTTTCTAAAATAAATGAAAAAGAAAAAGATAATAAACAATCAAGAAATAAATCTAAAGATACTAAACGTACTATAGGAATTCATCCAAATGGAGAGAAAATTACTCTTCATGATGGACGTTATGGTTTTTATATCAAGTGGCAAAAAATTAACGCAAGTATTCCTAAAAACATAAACCCAGAAGAAATTAGCCTTGATGAAGCTTTACAGATTATTAATAAAAAACTGGAAATAAAAAAAATAAAAAAAATGATATTTTGA